The stretch of DNA GTCCGTTACCTGAGGCATAAAAAGAAAAATTTCATATAGAATTATAAAAGCTGTTTCTGTTTAGGAACAGCTTTTTTTATTCGTTAACTTGTTTAAACTTGCCGTTAACTTATTCAATAGAACCCAAAACTGGCAGGGCAAACGCATCTAAATTAATACAAATACTATGAAGTTCAACTGTTTATAAAAATACATAATTCAAATATTTTTAATTTTTGATTAAATTTTTAAAAATGATTTCAGTGTTTTCAATGGTTGTAGAAGCTAAAATTTAGATGCGTTTGCCCTGCCAAAACTGGTTAGTAGTTTTATTTGATTTTTTTATAGGTTTATCTTTACTATGATAAAATTGATATAAAAAAATTATTATTATAAAATATCAGGGCGAACGCATTTTAATTTTTCAAGATTTTTAAAAGGAAATCATTATCCCAAGCAGCATCAAGTCTTTTGCCCCTTACACTACGTTTCTTTGATTTATCTTGTTTGACCAAAGTAAGAGCGACTCTATTGATAATTGAAAAGTTTTCAATAGCATTAACATTATGTTTCATGCTCCTATCCTCTCCAAAAGAAACATCTAAAACCCAATGCAAGGAATTTTCTATTCCCCAGTGTTTTCTTATAGCTTCTCCCATTTTTTTTGCGTCAGGTTGTAGGCTGCTTATATAAAATCTGGTCTCTGTTTCTATTTTACTATTGGATTTAATTGTTCTTTGCGCTTCTACTTTTATTATTGATTTCATATCCTTCCATTTTTGAGTACATGAGATATGTGAAAGATCAGTGTATACATAACATTTTCGCTGTTCAATCCGTCCATGCCCAAAATCATTTTCCTCAAATTGGTCAATCGGTTTTGTAAATCTGACAACATCTGGAATGCCTTCTTCTAATGTACCCTGATTACCTTTAACGGCCAATATATAATCAGCTCCTTTCCTCTTAATTTTTTCTGCTATTTCTGTCTGGCATCCCATTGCATCTATTGTAACAATGCAGCCGTTGAGTTCAAGAACTTCCAAAAGTTTTGGTATTGCTGTTATCTCGTTTGATTTTTCATCCGTTTTTACCTGGCCCAATAGCATATGATTGTTGCTTGACCAGGCACTAACCATGTGTACAAAGGATTTAGAACCCTTATTTCTGGAACCTCTTATGGTTTTACCGTCGATACTGACAATTTCTCCTTCTGTTATTTTTGCTATTGACTTTACCCAATTTATAAATGCTTCTTCAAGCTGTTTGGGATCCAATAAACTAAAGAGCCTATTAAATGTATCGTGAGAAGGAATGCCGTTGGGCAATTTCAAAAACTTTCGTAACCATGACTCTTTCGCTATTCCATAGTTCTCTATATCATTCCATGTCTCAGAACCACATATCACTGCTGCTATCGTGATGAAAATTATGTCCTCTAATAGATGTTCCTTACACCTTTCTATTCGGGGATCTTTTATTTCTGTAAAAAAATTAATTGGTGCTTCCATTTTTTCCTGAAAGCAACTAATTTTTTTATTCCATACGACAAATTAATATGGGTAGTTTTCAATATCGCCCTGTTTGTAATTATAATGCGTTCGCCCTGAGGACACTCGTCTTGCCCTTGACATTTTCGGAAATACGGCTACCTTTGCTTCTCGGAAGATGAAGGACGATTTAAACGAAAATGTTCTAAACTCTTTTAAAAAAAATGTCCAACTTATAGGGGGTTAAGACACTTTTTCAATAAGTACGACTATTTTCAATACGGTACATACAATTATTATGGTTATAGTAATCCTTATTCGCTATGGTAACAGGTTTAAAATTGTTTATATTGAGTTTTGGAGTGCTTTTTTATTCTTGTGCTGGTATTGTTCCCATAAGAGTTAAAAAGAATTTTACACTTTGCTATGACTCAAATGCTAATAATAACCATTCAAAAATTCAAATGAATGGTTATTATATGTTTATTAATAATTATCGATACACATACGAT from Bacteroidales bacterium encodes:
- a CDS encoding ISAs1 family transposase, coding for MEAPINFFTEIKDPRIERCKEHLLEDIIFITIAAVICGSETWNDIENYGIAKESWLRKFLKLPNGIPSHDTFNRLFSLLDPKQLEEAFINWVKSIAKITEGEIVSIDGKTIRGSRNKGSKSFVHMVSAWSSNNHMLLGQVKTDEKSNEITAIPKLLEVLELNGCIVTIDAMGCQTEIAEKIKRKGADYILAVKGNQGTLEEGIPDVVRFTKPIDQFEENDFGHGRIEQRKCYVYTDLSHISCTQKWKDMKSIIKVEAQRTIKSNSKIETETRFYISSLQPDAKKMGEAIRKHWGIENSLHWVLDVSFGEDRSMKHNVNAIENFSIINRVALTLVKQDKSKKRSVRGKRLDAAWDNDFLLKILKN